From Alligator mississippiensis isolate rAllMis1 chromosome 9, rAllMis1, whole genome shotgun sequence, one genomic window encodes:
- the LOC102575473 gene encoding protocadherin-10, translating to MATGVWGRGRGWFCSRQMLLLLLSCRLAPAPVPAAAQLRYSVPEELEHGAFVANLAEDLGLDVAELSARRFRIVSRAGARQHLEVNLENGILFVNEKIDREEVCEAGGACLLHLQLVIEGPLELYRVEVEVLDINDNAPAFPWQEYVLEVTESALPGARFPLESAQDPDMGTNSLRTYQLSPNSFFSLEVQSRSDGSKFAELVLERALDREQQRSHRVLLTALDGGVPERTGTARVVVTVLDSNDNVPAFDQASYGVSLPESAPAGTLVIQLNATDRDEGTNGEIEYSFSGHAPPRVRELFSVEPRSGRVRLKAPLDYERASLHELYVQAKDRGPAAVAVHCRVLVRLLDVNDNAPEVSLTSVSAPVLEDAPPGTVIAVISVLDRDSGANGLVSCELSPDVPFRLQASFRNYYALVTTEPLDREAVAEYNISITARDGGSPALLTRKTLTVQVSDVNDNAPRFLQPSYNVYVLENNAPGASICSVSARDPDCQHNAYLSYSLAEGRIQGMPVATYVSINSDSGHMYALRSLDYEQIRSFQVQVRAQDAGFPPLSANVTVTVFVLDQNDNAPVIVSPLPRNGSVATELVPRFADPGYLVARVSAMDADAGQNSRLSYQLLQATDPGLFSMALYTGELRTARTFLDRDAPRQRLLVLVRDNGQPPLSASVSLLLSVVERVPETLGDLRELSLGPEAASPALTLYLIVSLGSVSCTFLVATLVLAAVKCRKGRRSLRGSGCAPPSCRCCCLRRAPSDAAARASAGCKAPGSCRDGGGSGPPGYCYKVCLSPESAKSDFMFLKPCSPRPARNNEPGPERLPARKPRAAKNALNAASQIKQPNTDWLPPKPQLAALKSSQSLEDVGGIRRGVQKEPDRLRTLVSPVSDFQKASGAATSVWAPRYGPLYPPLDYQHNVYIPGTPTMVGNKEGPLFLDQEDKSSFSTFGKRKKMSTYCEIHDNVMINNDLK from the exons ATGGCCACCGGcgtctggggcaggggcaggggctggttcTGCAGCCGGCAGATGCTGTTGCTCCTGCTGAGCTGCCGCTTGGCCCCGGCCCCGGTCCCCGCGGCCGCCCAGCTGCGCTACTCGGTCCCGGAGGAACTGGAGCACGGCGCCTTCGTGGCCAACCTCGCCGAAGACCTGGGGCTAGACGTGGCCGAGCTGTCGGCGCGGCGATTCCGCATCGTGTCCCGGGCTGGCGCGAGGCAACACCTGGAGGTGAACCTGGAGAACGGGATCCTCTTCGTCAACGAGAAGATCGACCGTGAGGAGGTGTGCGAGGCCGGCGGGGCCTGCctcctgcacctgcagctggtgaTCGAGGGTCCGCTGGAGCTGTACCGCGTCGAGGTGGAGGTGCTGGACATCAACGACAACGCGCCCGCCTTCCCCTGGCAGGAGTACGTGCTGGAGGTGACCGAGTCGGCGCTGCCCGGCGCCCGCTTCCCGCTGGAGAGCGCGCAGGACCCCGACATGGGCACCAACTCTCTGCGCACCTACCAGCTCAGCCCCAACAGCTTCTTCTCGCTCGAGGTGCAGTCGCGCAGCGACGGCAGCAAGTTcgcggagctggtgctggagagAGCCCTAGATCGCGAGCAGCAGCGGTCGCACCGGGTGCTGCTCACGGCCCTGGACGGCGGCGTCCCGGAGCGCACGGGCACGGCGCGGGTGGTGGTCACGGTGCTGGACTCCAATGACAACGTGCCCGCCTTCGACCAGGCCTCCTACGGCGTGAGCCTGCCCGAGAGCGCGCCTGCTGGCACCCTGGTCATCCAGCTCAACGCCACAGACCGGGACGAAGGCACGAACGGCGAGATCGAGTACTCGTTCAGCGGCCACGCGCCGCCTCGCGTGCGGGAGTTGTTCAGCGTGGAGCCGCGCAGCGGGCGGGTGCGCCTCAAGGCGCCGCTGGACTACGAGCGCGCCAGCCTGCACGAGCTGTACGTGCAGGCCAAGGACCGCGGCCCGGCGGCCGTGGCCGTGCACTGCCGCGTGCTCGTGCGCCTCCTGGACGTCAACGACAACGCGCCCGAGGTGAGCCTCACGTCGGTGTCGGCGCCCGTGCTGGAGGACGCGCCGCCGGGCACCGTGATCGCCGTCATCAGCGTCCTGGACCGCGACTCGGGCGCCAACGGGCTGGTGAGCTGCGAGCTGTCCCCCGACGTGCCCTTCCGGCTCCAGGCCTCCTTCCGCAATTACTACGCGCTGGTGACAACGGAGCCGCTGGACCGCGAGGCCGTGGCTGAGTACAACATCAGCATCACGGCGCGGGACGGCGGCTCGCCCGCGCTGCTCACCAGGAAGACGCTGACTGTCCAGGTGTCCGACGTCAACGACAACGCGCCGCGCTTCCTGCAGCCCTCCTACAACGTCTACGTGCTGGAAAACAACGCCCCGGGCGCCTCCATCTGCTCCGTCAGCGCCCGCGACCCCGACTGCCAGCACAACGCCTACCTGTCTTATTCCCTGGCCGAGGGCCGCATCCAGGGTATGCCCGTGGCCACCTACGTGTCCATCAACTCGGACAGTGGGCACATGTACGCGCTGCGCTCGCTTGACTACGAGCAGATCCGCAGCTTCCAGGTGCAGGTGCGGGCGCAGGACGCCGGCTTCCCGCCGCTCAGCGCCAACGTCACCGTCACCGTCTTCGTGCTGGATCAGAACGACAACGCGCCGGTCATCGTCTCGCCCCTGCCCCGCAACGGCTCCGTGGCCACCGAGCTGGTGCCGCGCTTCGCGGACCCGGGCTACCTGGTGGCCAGGGTGTCGGCGATGGACGCGGACGCGGGGCAGAACTCGCGCCTGTCCTACCAGCTGCTCCAGGCCACGGACCCGGGGCTCTTCAGCATGGCGCTGTACACTGGGGAGCTCCGCACCGCCCGCACCTTCCTGGACCGGGACGCCCCGCGCCAGCGCCTGCTCGTCCTGGTGCGGGACAACGGGCAGCCGCCGCTCTCGGCCTCCGTGTCGTTGCTGTTGTCTGTGGTAGAGCGAGTGCCCGAGACCCTGGGCGACCTCCGCGAGCTGAGCCTCGGCCCCGAGGCCGCGTCCCCCGCGCTCACCCTATACCTCATCGTGTCCCTGGGCTCTGTGTCCTGCACCTTCCTGGTGGCCACCCTCGTGCTCGCGGCCGTCAAGTGCCGCAAGGGCCGCCGATCCCTGCGGGGCTCCGGCTGCGCGCCGCCttcctgccgctgctgctgcctgcgccGCGCCCCGTCCGACGCTGCCGCGCGGGCCTCCGCCGGCTGCAAGGCGCCGGGCAGCTGCCGGGACGGCGGGGGCAGCGGCCCGCCCGGCTACTGCTACAAGGTCTGCCTCAGCCCCGAGTCCGCCAAGAGCGACTTCATGTTCCTCAAGCCCTGTAGCCCACGGCCCGCCCGCAACAACGAGCCGGGCCCCGAGCGCCTCCCGGCGCGGAAGCCGCGGGCGGCCAAGAACGCGCTTAATGCCGCCAGCCAG ATCAAACAACCCAATACAGACTGGCTGCCTCCAAAACCCCAGCTTGCGGCCCTGAAAAG TTCGCAGAGTTTGGAAGACGTAGGCGGGATCCGAAGGGGAGTCCAGAAGGAGCCCGACAGACTGCGTACGCTGGTCAGCCCGGTCTCTG ATTTCCAGAAGGCCTCGGGGGCCGCCACCAGCGTCTGGGCCCCCAGATACGGCCCGCTTTACCCGCCCCTGGACTATCAGCACAACGTTTACATCCCAGGGACCCCGACTATGGTGGGCAACAAggaggggcccctttttttggacCAGGAGGACAAGAGCAGCTTCTCCACTtttgggaagagaaagaaaatgagcACGTATTGCGAAATACACGACAACGTGATGATCAACAATGACCTCAAGTGA